A region of Sugiyamaella lignohabitans strain CBS 10342 chromosome A, complete sequence DNA encodes the following proteins:
- the RPN6 gene encoding proteasome regulatory particle lid subunit RPN6 (Essential, non-ATPase regulatory subunit of the 26S proteasome lid; required for the assembly and activity of the 26S proteasome; the human homolog (S9 protein) partially rescues Rpn6p depletion; protein abundance increases in response to DNA replication stress; GO_component: GO:0000502 - proteasome complex [Evidence IEA]; GO_component: GO:0008541 - proteasome regulatory particle, lid subcomplex [Evidence IDA] [PMID 9741626]; GO_component: GO:0034515 - proteasome storage granule [Evidence IDA] [PMID 18504300]; GO_function: GO:0005198 - structural molecule activity [Evidence IMP] [PMID 12486135]; GO_process: GO:0043248 - proteasome assembly [Evidence IMP] [PMID 12486135]; GO_process: GO:0006511 - ubiquitin-dependent protein catabolic process [Evidence IMP] [PMID 12486135]) produces the protein MSSSSTQPSQKSAPKHTEKENLQILHNAENQSGASAPSAPEVEAALYELGRLYASESRADELAQLVAKARTIVGGSSAAASKSKAAKIIRNLIDLFDEIAGVNPGAASASGTSLTSSPQAEKVLQTQIDTTLACVDWAVQESRNFLRQSLQTRLVALYLRQKSYPLAIQLTDKLMKELKRLDDKMMLVEVQLLEAKVYHALRNIPKSKACLTSARTTANGIYCPPATQASLDNMSGVLQAEDKDYKTAFSYFYEAFEGYAGQDDDENAVIVLKYLLLCKIMLNLTDDMDNLLATSKSVHKYANKGGREIDAMKAIARAHSNRSLKEFELVLESYGPELSKDPFVRSHFSALYDTLLEQNLVKVIEPFSCVEISHIAELIGLDTRQIEGKLSQMILDKIFYGVLDQGNGWLFVYDEPQSDKTYDLAIDTIKHMSTVVDLLYDRAAALN, from the coding sequence TACAGAAAAGGAAAATCTCCAGATTCTACACAATGCTGAGAACCAGTCGGGAGCAAGCGCCCCATCAGCTCCTGAAGTAGAGGCAGCACTTTATGAATTGGGCCGACTGTATGCTTCAGAATCGCGTGCTGATGAATTGGCCCAATTAGTAGCAAAAGCAAGAACTATTGTTGGCGgttcatcagcagctgccagcAAGTCCAAAGCTGCTAAGATCATTCGTAATctgattgatttatttgatgAGATTGCTGGTGTCAATCCAGGAGCTGCTAGTGCCAGTGGTACATCATTGACAAGTTCTCCACAAGCAGAAAAAGTACTTCAAACTCAAATTGATACAACTTTAGCATGCGTTGACTGGGCTGTCCAGGAAAGCCGTAACTTTCTTAGACAAAGTCTTCAAACCAGACTTGTTGCGTTGTATCTAAGGCAGAAGTCATACCCATTGGCCATCCAATTGACCGATAAATTAATGAAAGAGCTTAAGCGCTTGGACGATAAGATGATGCTTGTTGAAGTTCAATTGCTGGAAGCAAAGGTATATCATGCTCTTCGTAATATCCCCAAGAGCAAAGCTTGTCTTACCAGTGCTCGTACCACTGCCAATGGCATTTATTGTCCACCAGCTACTCAAGCTTCTTTGGATAACATGAGTGGAGTACTACAAGCTGAGGACAAAGATTACAAAACAGCATTTTCTTATTTCTACGAGGCATTTGAGGGATATGCAGGACAGGATGATGACGAGAACGCAGTGATTGTTCTTaaatatcttcttttgtGTAAAATCATGCTTAATCTCACTGATGATATGGATAATCTACTGGCCACAAGCAAGTCTGTTCACAAGTACGCTAACAAAGGTGGTCGTGAAATCGACGCTATGAAAGCCATTGCTAGAGCTCATTCTAACCGTTCGTTAAAAGAATTCGAGCTAGTGTTGGAATCTTACGGCCCCGAGCTGTCTAAAGACCCATTTGTTCGTTCTCACTTTTCTGCTTTGTATGATACACTTTTGGAACAGAATCTGGTCAAGGTCATTGAGCCATTTTCATGCGTTGAGATATCACACATTGCCGAGCTTATTGGTTTAGATACCCGTCAAATTGAGGGCAAGCTGAGTCAAATGATCCTTGACAAGATTTTCTATGGTGTCCTTGACCAAGGTAACGGCTGGTTGTTCGTTTACGACGAGCCCCAGTCCGATAAGACTTACGACTTGGCCATTGACACCATCAAACACATGTCGACTGTTGTCGATCTTTTATATGATAGAGCCGCTGCTTTAAATTAA